Proteins encoded by one window of Halictus rubicundus isolate RS-2024b chromosome 18, iyHalRubi1_principal, whole genome shotgun sequence:
- the Asciz gene encoding ASCIZ zinc finger protein: protein MDSIKPAENVSRSVKIICPSAEELSVITNNIKCPKCGLVFQNEPRYRLHDLKVHQRRNLDKIIKESVEYRCPVESCVYAPNAERHFTSMKYLKQHYLKVHAKKTYACTRCEKSFSTEAAKEGHMRVCGIEFACSCSKVYTSYEALLTHAKRSLHTINDKYKNSSRRTNSKTAVRSILQINPTSINKLITILPINQNENNLSNNNNVDTKQKITMDIGVQTDEYKRNKRLSSPLKHINNGHYQNGKRGVSKQTQTSIPQKIRQNVMSMETQTTEASRVLKSSLKIQKRKKNSVSQNPDYTLLKEDLNLGNFTSPNLFPSSPLPLRHDVGLQDFWEDKSTSGTQTIPEKDMFEVLNDNVTQTEFETFYEHSTNPLIQCVPKSTVALMTLPYAEESSTTVEGYSFVSSNGISRSDPMLIDKTFDDKFSSIETQTEQDYSESFFDSDTLTRSFALSSNIETQTTNNLDNMEQLLYSNTCTQTCDEILPSDLGLSNIQTQTAWTQLEDTTVSTETQTKSLICETGCNISMGACRSWLSTQTSHTETQTDLFSIFEGLQ, encoded by the exons ATGGATAGCATAAAACCGGCAGAAAATGTCTCGAGATCTGTCAAAATTATCTGTCCATCGGCGGAAGAGCTGAGCGTTATCACGAACAACATCAAGTGTCCTAAATGTGGTCTTGTATTTCAAAACGAGCCACGATATCGATTGCACGACCTTAAGGTGCATCAGCGTAGAAATctagataaaataataaaagaaagtgTAGAATATCGTTGCCCTGTCGAATCCTGTGTTTATGCGCCGAATGCCGAAAGACATTTCACTAGCATGAAGTATCTTAAACAA CATTATCTTAAAGTACATGCAAAGAAAACGTATGCTTGTACTCGTTGTGAAAAAAGTTTCTCCACTGAAGCAGCCAAAGAAGGTCACATGAGAGTATGCGGAATCGAATTTGCATGTTCTTGCTCCAAAGTTTATACTTCTTATGAAGCGTTACTCACACATGCAAAACGATCTTTGCACACTATAAAtgacaaatataaaaattcatctAG ACGTACAAATTCGAAAACAGCTGTTCGTTCAATTCTACAAATTAATCCAACTAGTATAAATAAGCTAATTACAATCCTACCAATAAATCAAAATGAGAATAATCtatcaaataataataatgttgatACCAAGCAGAAAATTACTATGGATATTGGTGTACAAACAGATGAGTATAAGAGGAATAAAAGACTATCAAGTCCATTGAAACATATCAACAATGGTCATTATCAGAATGGAAAACGTGGTGTATCTAAGCAGACACAGACAAGCATTCCCCAAAAAATTCGACAGAACGTTATGTCTATGGAGACACAGACCACAGAAGCTTCAAGAGTACTTAAAAGTTCACTGAAGATTCAGAAacgtaaaaaaaattctgtatcGCAGAATCCTGATTATACACTGTTGAAAGAAGACCTGAATCTTGGAAATTTTACATCTCCAAACTTATTTCCTAGTAGCCCATTGCCGCTTCGTCATGATGTTGGTTTGCAAGACTTTTGGGAAGATAAGAGTACTTCGGGCACTCAAACAATACCTGAAAAAGACATGTTTGAAGTTTTAAATGACAATGTCACTCAAACAGAATTCGAGACATTTTACGAGCATAGTACAAATCCACTAATACAATGCGTTCCAAAGAGCACAGTTGCTCTGATGACTTTACCTTATGCAGAAGAATCATCCACAACTGTTGAAGGCTACTCATTTGTATCTTCAAATGGTATATCAAGATCGGATCCAATGCTTATAGATAAAACTTTTGATGATAAGTTCAGTAGTATAGAGACTCAAACCGAACAAGATTACTCAGAATCGTTTTTTGATTCAGATACCTTAACTAGATCGTTTGCATTAAGTTCTAACATTGAAACACAAACAACAAATAATCTAGATAATATGGAACAGTTGTTGTACAGTAATACATGCACGCAGACATGTGATGAAATACTACCATCTGACTTAGGATTGTCTAATATTCAGACGCAAACAGCGTGGACTCAACTCGAGGATACTACTGTTTCTACCGAAACACAAACAAAATCCTTGATATGCGAAACTGGATGCAACATTTCAATGGGTGCATGTCGCTCCTGGTTAAGTACACAAACTAGTCATACTGAAACACAAACCGACTTATTTAGTATCTTTGAAGGTCTTCAATAA
- the L(3)04053 gene encoding lethal (3) 04053, which translates to MMANRPKKNECPRSTSKKVRWHFSETKFSSSSSEEEAATACRSCRNTSKGNFKRRDTETDPQPGQDVSRREENPFSFKHFLRNDYYAGGARPKVYTSPPPSPNKLEKDPTVYSCNPTELPDFVQDHLVLEQCYLNHEAAQQNTSDVDNLPDFALNSVEQRQNRHRNESEEIEPVLYDLSFDLTGSINKTLPPSNQSPPNASCSAHLNLPIFDRSSTGNVERPESSGFPLDLPILGAESESGLNVAARDCPGPSEASVPKSLPDFLNDGPIHNKTTISTDSGPVSNSVDSTEIRLLLENERLRYELGQARKEINEKSKRIQILKAELTSRRDVEQEEIAHLEKAREQVEDTLKLSTRRAINAESTITSLKREIKVLRLENEELKARTGMGRRVQCDSPNVNQTVRRLANDLRNAASSAEVSLRQLMSGVDNLRVLASTLENVDKIEDWTKDFLSDLDKDDS; encoded by the exons ATGATGGCGAATCGTCCAAAAAAGAATGAATGTCCTCGGTCCACGTCGAAAAAAGTGAGATGGCACTTCTCCGAAACAAAGTTCTCGTCGTCGTCTTCTGAAGAGGAGGCGGCTACGGCATGTCGAAGCTGTAGGAACACTTCGAAAGGGAATTTCAAAAGAAGAGACACAGAAACGGACCCACAACCAG ggCAAGATGTGTCGCGACGCGAGGAGAATCCATTCAGTTTTAAGCATTTTCTAAGGAATGACTACTATGCTGGTGGAGCACGTCCAAAGGTTTATACTTCCCCGCCACCGAGTCCCAATAAATTAGAAAAGGATCCTACGGTTTACTCCTGCAACCCGACAGAACTACCAGATTTTGTGCAAGATCACCTGGTTTTAGAACAGTGTTACTTGAACCACGAAGCTGCTCAGCAAAACACTTCGGATGTTGACAATCTGCCAGACTTTGCGCTGAACAGCGTGGAACAGAGACAAAACAGACATAGAAATGAATCTGAAGAAATTGAACCTGTTTTATACGATCTATCCTTCGACCTGACCGGAAGTATAAATAAGACATTACCTCCTAGTAACCAGTCTCCACCAAATGCAAGTTGTTCTGCCCATTTAAATTTACCTATCTTTGATAGATCTAGTACAGGAAATGTAGAACGTCCAGAATCATCAg GGTTTCCATTAGATTTACCAATACTTGGGGCAGAGTCTGAGTCAGGTCTAAACGTTGCAGCAAGAGATTGCCCAGGACCTAGTGAAGCAAGCGTTCCAAAGTCTTTACCAGATTTTTTAAATGATGGACCTATTCATAATAAAACCACAATCTCCACAGACTCTGGtcctgtttcaaatagtgtggattcCACAGAAATAAGG CTATTATTAGAAAATGAAAGATTACGTTATGAACTAGGGCAAGcaagaaaagaaattaatgaaaaatctaaaag AATACAAATATTAAAAGCGGAACTGACCTCCAGAAGAGACGTAGAACAAGAAGAAATAGCACACCTAGAGAAAGCTAGGGAGCAGGTTGAAGATACTTTAAAACTTAGTACA AGAAGAGCAATAAATGCAGAAAGCACTATCACGTCGTTAAAAAGAGAAATTAAAGTTTTAAGGTTGGAGAATGAGGAACTTAAAGCCAGAACAGGAATGGGACGTAGAGTACAATGTGATTCTCCGAATGTAAATCAAACAGTAAGAAGGTTAGCCAATGATTTAAGAAATGCTGCTTCATCGGCAGAAGTATCATTAAG ACAGCTAATGTCCGGTGTGGACAATTTAAGAGTACTAGCTTCGACGCTTGAAAATGTAGATAAGATAGAAGACTGGACCAAAGATTTTCTATCAGATTTGGATAAAGATGACTCATGA
- the Alr gene encoding evr1_Alr domain-containing protein Alr translates to MSHEKPCRACTDFKTWAKIQKKTFESEKESEKKQEKNQSVNIKGRRNDCPLDKDELGSKTWSFLHTMAAYYPDQPSEAQKSDMKQFFYSFSQFYPCYVCAEDLREQLKESPPQTDSQKTLSRWLCDVHNEVNKKIGKPKFDCNFVDQRWRDGWLDGSCD, encoded by the exons ATGTCACATGAAAAACCGTGTCGTGCGTGCACAGACTTCAAAACGTGGGCAAAAAttcaaaagaaaacatttgagtCTGAAAAG GAATCTGAGAAAAAGCAGGAGAAAAATCAGTCTGTAAATATTAAGGGTAGACGTAATGATTGTCCTTTGGATAAGGATGAATTAGGCTCTAAAACATGGTCGTTCTTACATACCATGGCAGCATATTATCCAGACCAGCCAAGCGAAGCACAAAAGTCAGATATGAAACAAttcttttattcattttctcAGTTTTACCCTTGTTATGTATGCGCTGAAGATTTACGAGAACAGTTAAAAGAATCTCCACCACAGACTGACTCGCAAAAAACGTTGAGTCGTTGGCTTTGCGACGTACATAATGAGGTAAACAAGAAAATTGGAAAACCAAAATTCGATTGTAATTTCGTTGATCAAAGATGGAGAGATGGTTGGCTCGATGGATCTTGTGACTGA
- the LOC143362750 gene encoding transmembrane protein 145 yields the protein MFKLPLFSCVIFLLLFTELIETKILRGRLITRDNWAFLARFCFLTDQGTFRYDFELSGEEKELKLLLYYDAPDQWPSVYPSNKTCIEKEEILWDGIGQIVPLTTRLSVQSGCKDEGSVIRCTSYRRFRSSRPRWWFIALADCSSKNGLNISYWISLTNAQSGSFWREHFSADEFYILPELIAIGSIYVILVILSFHIAMQLKARRLLHVSYKIFMASLIFQLIGILCEIYSYINLGLKGVAFENASLIGQLLEACSDILFTVLMLLLAIGFTVTKSVLTARQVRWLICFVCFTSFFQFSLYIFQSDRFDPGLVLYIYESPPGYMLIAVKLIAWLVFSLRCMKTIKKMQSKLHFYGSLFSLGSVWFLCHPLTVLCITLLVDDWIRESVAKGCSLWIVFVGHVVFLFITRPSMANKRFPFHIRTCQVMPIGGDGQDHGYEPRLRTMNAAFTISHLPPPIPYTHQ from the exons ATGTTTAAATTGCCATTGTTTTCGTGTGTAATATTTTTGCTTTTGTTCACGGAACTAATCGAAACTAAAATTCTTCGAGGACGCTTGATTACACGTGAT AATTGGGCATTTTTAGCGAGATTCTGTTTTTTAACGGATCAAGGTACATTTCGGTATGACTTCGAATTAAGTGGCGAGgaaaaagaattgaaattgttattgTATTACGATGCGCCCGATCAATGGCCCAGCGTTTACCCTTCGAATAAAACATGtatagaaaaagaagaaatactcTGGGATGGAATTGGTCAAATAGTACCGTTAACAACACGTCTATCAGTACAATCCGGATGCAAAGACGAAGGTTCGGTAATACGATGTACTAGCTATCGAAGATTTCGATCATCTCGTCCAAGATGGTGGTTCATCGCGTTAGCAGATTGTTCTTCAAAAAATGGGCTGAATATTTCCTATTGGATATCGCTAACAAATGCACAGTCTGGCAGTTTCTGGAGAGAACACTTCTCAGCAGATGAGTTCT ATATATTACCAGAGTTAATAGCGATTGGAAGTATATACGTTATACTCGTGATATTAAGTTTCCACATAGCAATGCAATTGAAGGCAAGGCGGCTGTTACACGTGTCTTACAAAATATTCATGGCTTCATTGATTTTCCAGTTGATAGGAATACTATGTGAAATTTATAGTTACATAAATCTTGGTTTAAAAGGTGTAGCATTTGAGAATGCTTCCTTGATAGGTCAACTGTTAGAAGCCTGTTCAGATATTTTGTTCACCGTACTCATGTTACTACTCGCGATTGGTTTTACAGTGACAAAAAGTGTTCTAACAGCGAGACAAGTTCGATGGCTTATATGCTTTGTTTGTTTCACTTCTTTCTTTCAGTTTTCATTATACATTTTCCAGTCTGATAGATTTGATCCTGGATTGGTATTGTACATTTATGAATCACCACCAGGATACATGTTGATAGCTGTAAAGCTGATTGCATGGCTTGTCTTCTCTCTTCGTTGTATGAAGACAATAAAGAAGATGCAATCAAAACTTCATTTTTATGGTTCATTATTCTCCTTGGGATCAGTATGGTTCCTATGTCATCCGCTAACG gtACTCTGTATCACTTTATTAGTAGATGATTGGATAAGAGAAAGCGTTGCAAAGGGATGTTCATTATGGATCGTCTTTGTGGGACATGTAGTATTTTTGTTCATCACTCGACCATCTATGGCTAACAAACGGTTTCCATTTCATATTAGAACGTGTCAAGTTATGCCAATTGGAGGTGATGGACAAGACCATGGTTATGAACCTCGTCTTAGAACAATGAATGCTGCATTTACTATTTCGCATCTACCACCACCTATTCCCTACACACATCAATGA
- the LOC143362765 gene encoding ribosomal RNA-processing protein 7 homolog A, which yields MKIDRRSHKSFKTLWIQFDEDNIDKHQLFFKEHSIRNQEPEHPRGKTLFLLNIPPYVTREVLERVFGKLCGIVSNVFFTTPKGFKTAYVVFEKESALERALELPENSTVILNDEQYVCITGLAKWCKEYNDSICDEEKMKMEIEDYMKNYDQRIIDKVAHEKAVAEENDDNDGWVTVTGQKKRGQFALARKESVINKVQEKEEQKNKKKQLLNFYTFQIRESKKQNLAELRKKFELDKKRLQDLKSKRTFKPF from the exons ATGAAGATCGATAGACGAAGCCACAAGAGTTTTAAAA CATTATGGATACAATTTGATGAGGATAACATAGATAAacatcaattattttttaaagaacATTCTATAAGAAACCAAGAACCTGAACATCCAAGGGGCAAAACGTTATTTCTACTAAATATACCACCCTATGTAACCAGAGAGGTTCTAGAAAGAGTATTTGGAAAACTTTGTGGAATTgtttccaatgtattttttacTACTCCAAAAGGGTTCAAAACAGCATATGTAGTGTTCGAAAAGGAATCTGCTTTAGAAAGAGCATTGGAACTTCCTGAAAATAGTACTGTAATATTAAATGATGAGCAGTATGTATGTATAACAGGATTAGCCA aatGGTGTAAAGAATATAACGATTCAATCTGCGATGAAGAAAAGATGAAAATGGAAATCGAAGACTATATGAAGAATTATGATCAAAGAATAATTGACAAGGTTGCTCATGAGAAAGCTGTGGCAGAAGAAAATGATGATAACGATGGATGGGTAACTGTAACTGGACAAAAGAAGAGAGGACAGTTTGCTCTTGCTAGAAAGGAATCAGTTATTAACAAAGTGCAAGAGAAAGAAGAacagaaaaataagaaaaagcaGTTGCTTAATTTCTATACTTTCCAGATTCGTGAGAGTAAAAAACAGA ATCTGGCTGAGTTGAGAAAGAAATTTGAATTGGACAAGAAAAGGCTACAAGATTTGAAGTCAAAAAGGACATTTAAGCCATTTTAA
- the LOC143362760 gene encoding integrator complex subunit 15 isoform X1: MAGNDIKQNLRKLDFPYCAREALCRIEILCGRSGKQMDLQLDLISEFVFGEIERRKKRNMTIAIQELQLIEVLSDFFQSPGGSPAVRNAVFLSLFPADSPRNKILGNSVSLAIATQNKAVLNATGIWMQQLGSTSTQSVGLARHVLNDYFVLTPKSVDKLKQLPVLAPHFTANLLTAIGEVYEEKDPPTELLRLVGEWIDENPSLLLTPLMDNPALPTGGIPMTPITPIAGLFRWCILCPLRLKNTENCQEQKKLYSKIQQLLMDSVLRLKSSGNNKHAISAQHFAATVRALSSNLGSHSTASLTSRDLGMERLAQAVSVAMSANCIYGNKQELLALLQPLAYQHFLIEWTLQTYANKAS, encoded by the exons ATGGCTGGGAATGATATAAAACAGAATTTACGAAAATTAGATTTTCCATACTGCGCTAGGGAAGCTTTATGCAGGATCG AAATACTATGCGGGCGATCAGGAAAGCAAATGGACTTGCAACTGGATTTAATATCAGAGTTCGTGTTTGGGGAAATAGAAAGGCGAAAGAAACGCAATATGACTATAGCCATACAGGAGTTACAATTGATAGAAGTACTCAGTGATTTCTTTCAAAGCCCAGGAGGAAGCCCTGCTGTACGAAATGCAGTTTTTTTATCCCTTTTTCCCGCTGATAGTCCCAGAAACAAAATATTGGGCAATTCAGTATCATTGGCTATAGCTACACAAAATAAGGCAGTGCTAAATGCAACTGGAATCTGGATGCAACAGTTAGGTTCTACCTCCACGCAGAGTGTAGGATTAGCAAGGCATGTACTTAACGACTACTTTGTCCTTACTCCAAAATCTGTTGATAAATTGAAGCAGCTTCCTGTTCTTGCACCACATTTCACTGCCAACTTACTAACGGCGATAGGTGAAGTTTATGAAGAGAAAGATCCACCTACTGAACTGCTTAGATTAGTAGGAGAATGGATTGATGAAAACCCAAGTCTCTTGTTGACTCCTTTGATGGATAATCCTGCCTTGCCTACTGGTGGTATTCCGATGACACCAATTACACCTATAGCAGGCTTGTTCAG gTGGTGCATTTTATGTCCTCTTCGGTTAAAGAACACAGAGAATTGTCAGGAACAAAAGAAACTGTATTCTAAAATTCAACAGCTACTTATGGATTCAGTATTAAGATTAAAAAGTAGTGGTAACAATAAACATGCAATTTCAGCACAGCACTTTGCAGCTACCGTTCGTGCTTTAAGTAGCAATTTAGGATCTCATTCAACTGCTAGTCTAACTTCACGTGATTTAGGTATGGAACGACTTGCGCAAGCTGTGAGCGTAGCAATGTCTGCTAATTGTATTTATGGAAATAAAC AGGAACTGTTGGCTCTGTTACAGCCATTGGCAtatcaacattttttaattgaatggACACTACAGACATATGCGAACAAAGCTTCTTGA
- the LOC143362760 gene encoding integrator complex subunit 15 isoform X2 has protein sequence MAGNDIKQNLRKLDFPYCAREALCRIEILCGRSGKQMDLQLDLISEFVFGEIERRKKRNMTIAIQELQLIEVLSDFFQSPGGSPAVRNAVFLSLFPADSPRNKILGNSVSLAIATQNKAVLNATGIWMQQLGSTSTQSVGLARHVLNDYFVLTPKSVDKLKQLPVLAPHFTANLLTAIGEVYEEKDPPTELLRLVGEWIDENPSLLLTPLMDNPALPTGGIPMTPITPIAGLFRWCILCPLRLKNTENCQEQKKLYSKIQQLLMDSVLRLKSSGNNKHAISAQHFAATVRALSSNLGSHSTASLTSRDLGMERLAQAVSVAMSANCIYGNKPIGISTFFN, from the exons ATGGCTGGGAATGATATAAAACAGAATTTACGAAAATTAGATTTTCCATACTGCGCTAGGGAAGCTTTATGCAGGATCG AAATACTATGCGGGCGATCAGGAAAGCAAATGGACTTGCAACTGGATTTAATATCAGAGTTCGTGTTTGGGGAAATAGAAAGGCGAAAGAAACGCAATATGACTATAGCCATACAGGAGTTACAATTGATAGAAGTACTCAGTGATTTCTTTCAAAGCCCAGGAGGAAGCCCTGCTGTACGAAATGCAGTTTTTTTATCCCTTTTTCCCGCTGATAGTCCCAGAAACAAAATATTGGGCAATTCAGTATCATTGGCTATAGCTACACAAAATAAGGCAGTGCTAAATGCAACTGGAATCTGGATGCAACAGTTAGGTTCTACCTCCACGCAGAGTGTAGGATTAGCAAGGCATGTACTTAACGACTACTTTGTCCTTACTCCAAAATCTGTTGATAAATTGAAGCAGCTTCCTGTTCTTGCACCACATTTCACTGCCAACTTACTAACGGCGATAGGTGAAGTTTATGAAGAGAAAGATCCACCTACTGAACTGCTTAGATTAGTAGGAGAATGGATTGATGAAAACCCAAGTCTCTTGTTGACTCCTTTGATGGATAATCCTGCCTTGCCTACTGGTGGTATTCCGATGACACCAATTACACCTATAGCAGGCTTGTTCAG gTGGTGCATTTTATGTCCTCTTCGGTTAAAGAACACAGAGAATTGTCAGGAACAAAAGAAACTGTATTCTAAAATTCAACAGCTACTTATGGATTCAGTATTAAGATTAAAAAGTAGTGGTAACAATAAACATGCAATTTCAGCACAGCACTTTGCAGCTACCGTTCGTGCTTTAAGTAGCAATTTAGGATCTCATTCAACTGCTAGTCTAACTTCACGTGATTTAGGTATGGAACGACTTGCGCAAGCTGTGAGCGTAGCAATGTCTGCTAATTGTATTTATGGAAATAAAC CCATTGGCAtatcaacattttttaattga
- the LOC143362775 gene encoding uncharacterized protein LOC143362775, giving the protein MASVFDKDTTETQRNECKGSRRGGNGKEEPGQKKAAVQLFRSVRLHNAEFGVNRSLKPNKRPSNAPLDVSLREQWTLEHHRNDGITEMTGHCAEESHARKRTAGVKSIPLT; this is encoded by the exons ATGGCGTCCGTGTTCGATAAAGACACGACGGAAACGCAGCGGAATGAATGCAAAGGAAGTCGACGCGGAGGGAACGGGAAAGAGGAGCCAGGACAGAAGAAAGCCGCGGTGCAGCTGTTTCGGTCGGTCCGGCTGCACAATGCAGAATTCGG GGTTAATCGTTCCCTGAAACCTAATAAGCGTCCGTCTAATGCACCGTTGGATGTCTCGTTGAGGGAACAGTGGACCCTCGAACACCATCGAAACGACGGAATAACAGAGATGACTGGACATTGTGCTGAAGAATCGCACGCTCGGAAGAGAACCGCAGGCGTTAAATCAATCCCTTTAACTTAA